A genomic region of Xanthomonas campestris pv. phormiicola contains the following coding sequences:
- a CDS encoding heavy metal-responsive transcriptional regulator: MKPVAPPSRFTIGALARQADVAIDTVRYYERQGLLPAPPRRASGYRDYDAGAVERVRFIRRAKDLGFSLEEIGDLLALQDDRLHGVQGIKQRASKRLHELDRRIAQLTEMRDALAVLVADCPGSGEPECCPILGDIRGDAAAGKLQP, encoded by the coding sequence ATGAAACCGGTCGCCCCTCCGTCCCGCTTCACCATCGGCGCGCTCGCGCGCCAGGCCGACGTCGCCATCGACACGGTCCGCTACTACGAGCGCCAGGGCCTGCTGCCGGCGCCGCCGCGGCGCGCGTCCGGCTACCGCGACTACGACGCTGGCGCCGTGGAGCGGGTGCGTTTCATCCGCCGCGCCAAGGACCTGGGCTTCTCGCTGGAGGAGATCGGCGACCTGCTCGCGCTGCAGGACGACCGCCTGCATGGCGTGCAGGGCATCAAGCAGCGCGCCAGCAAGCGCCTGCACGAACTGGATCGGCGCATCGCGCAGCTGACCGAGATGCGCGATGCGCTGGCCGTGCTGGTCGCCGACTGCCCGGGCAGCGGGGAGCCCGAATGCTGCCCGATCCTCGGCGATATCCGCGGCGACGCGGCGGCGGGCAAACTGCAGCCATGA
- a CDS encoding CopL family metal-binding regulatory protein produces the protein MPIFALLTRLLLCLSLLLNGAGTAVAMPGMHGMDDAAPGTDHDHAMAAGHAGRHLHAAQVASAAMPCHEATPAQVREHEHDGDGHSKGGKHGCCGTAAGCQCPHAQPLPALIALPLALPVAAQRLFPGGRQDGRGAPGLPRLERPPSA, from the coding sequence GTGCCGATCTTCGCCCTGCTGACCCGCCTGCTGCTGTGCCTGAGCCTGCTGCTCAATGGCGCCGGCACGGCCGTGGCGATGCCGGGCATGCACGGCATGGACGACGCAGCGCCAGGCACGGACCATGACCATGCCATGGCCGCAGGCCATGCCGGCAGGCACCTGCATGCCGCGCAGGTCGCCAGCGCGGCGATGCCCTGTCATGAAGCCACGCCGGCGCAGGTACGCGAACACGAGCACGACGGCGACGGCCACAGCAAGGGCGGCAAGCACGGCTGCTGCGGCACCGCGGCCGGATGCCAGTGCCCGCATGCGCAGCCGCTGCCGGCGCTGATCGCGCTGCCGCTGGCCTTGCCGGTCGCCGCGCAACGCCTGTTCCCCGGCGGCCGCCAGGATGGCCGCGGTGCGCCCGGCCTGCCCCGGCTGGAGCGACCTCCCAGCGCCTGA
- a CDS encoding copper resistance system multicopper oxidase, giving the protein MKPPSSGLPALPSRRRFVTGLALGAAAGLGGLSLRQAQAATLARNGAVPYQLHGTDFDLSIGSARVNFTGRERPAITVNGSVPAPILRWREGDSVKVRVANRLPGHTQTSVHWHGLLLPANMDGVPGMSFDGIHPGESYRYRFTLRQSGTYWYHSHSLHQEQAGLYGAIVIDPLQPPPYHYDREHVLLLSDWTDLDPAALFRRLKKMPSYDNTYQRTVGDFLRDAREDGLRATLADRGMWGRMRMTPSDLSDVNANTYTYLLNGVAPGGNWTGEFRPGEKLLLRLINASSMTYFDLRIPGLKMTVVAADGQYVHPVSVDELRIAAAETYDVLVEPGGQDAYTVFAQDMGRTGYARGTLAVRQGLQAPVPANDPRPLLRMQDMGHAMGGHAGMDHGGGATAMKGMEGGCGASMGMAAMAGMHHATPAAPSAHAHPRSERGNPLVDMQSSATTPKLDDPGIGLRGNGRRVLTYADLHSLFDDPDGREPGREIELHLTGNMEKFAWSFDGIPFASAEPLRLNYGERLRIVLVNDTMMQHPIHLHGMWSDVENAAGRFQVRKHTVDMPPGTRRSYRVRADALGRWAYHCHLLYHMDGGMMREVRVDA; this is encoded by the coding sequence ATGAAACCACCTTCCTCCGGCCTGCCGGCGCTGCCGTCGCGGCGCCGCTTCGTCACCGGACTGGCGCTGGGCGCCGCCGCCGGCCTCGGCGGCCTGTCGCTGCGGCAAGCCCAGGCCGCAACGCTGGCGCGCAATGGCGCCGTGCCGTATCAGCTGCACGGCACCGACTTCGACCTCAGCATCGGCAGCGCGCGGGTCAACTTCACCGGGCGCGAGCGCCCGGCCATCACCGTCAACGGCAGCGTGCCGGCGCCGATCCTGCGCTGGCGCGAAGGCGACAGCGTCAAGGTGCGCGTGGCCAACCGCCTGCCCGGGCACACCCAGACCTCGGTGCACTGGCACGGCCTCCTGCTGCCGGCGAACATGGACGGCGTGCCCGGCATGAGTTTCGACGGCATCCATCCCGGCGAAAGCTACCGCTACCGTTTCACCCTGCGCCAGTCGGGCACCTACTGGTACCACAGCCACTCGCTGCACCAGGAACAGGCCGGCCTGTACGGCGCGATCGTGATCGACCCGCTGCAGCCGCCGCCCTACCACTACGACCGCGAACACGTGCTGCTGCTGTCGGACTGGACCGACCTGGACCCGGCGGCGCTGTTCCGGCGGCTGAAGAAGATGCCGTCCTACGACAACACCTACCAGCGCACCGTCGGCGACTTCCTGCGCGACGCGCGCGAAGACGGCCTGCGCGCCACCCTCGCCGACCGCGGCATGTGGGGACGCATGCGGATGACGCCCAGCGACCTGTCCGACGTCAACGCCAACACCTACACCTACCTGCTCAACGGCGTCGCCCCCGGCGGCAACTGGACCGGCGAGTTCCGTCCCGGCGAGAAGCTGCTGCTGCGCCTGATCAACGCCTCCAGCATGACCTACTTCGACCTGCGCATCCCCGGGCTGAAGATGACCGTGGTCGCCGCCGACGGGCAATACGTGCACCCGGTGAGCGTGGACGAACTGCGCATCGCCGCGGCCGAGACCTACGACGTGCTGGTCGAACCCGGCGGCCAGGACGCCTACACCGTGTTCGCCCAGGACATGGGCCGCACCGGCTATGCGCGCGGCACCCTGGCCGTGCGCCAGGGACTGCAGGCACCGGTACCGGCCAACGATCCGCGCCCGCTGCTGCGCATGCAGGACATGGGCCACGCCATGGGCGGGCACGCCGGCATGGACCATGGCGGCGGCGCAACCGCGATGAAAGGCATGGAAGGCGGCTGCGGCGCCAGCATGGGCATGGCCGCCATGGCCGGCATGCATCACGCCACGCCCGCAGCGCCCAGCGCGCACGCGCACCCGCGCAGCGAACGCGGCAATCCGCTGGTGGACATGCAATCCTCCGCGACCACGCCGAAGCTGGACGATCCCGGCATCGGCCTGCGCGGCAACGGCCGCCGGGTGCTGACCTATGCCGACCTGCACAGCCTGTTCGACGACCCCGACGGCCGCGAACCCGGGCGCGAGATCGAACTGCACCTGACCGGCAACATGGAGAAGTTCGCCTGGTCCTTCGACGGCATCCCGTTCGCCAGCGCCGAGCCGCTGCGGCTCAACTACGGCGAACGCCTGCGCATCGTGCTGGTCAACGACACGATGATGCAGCACCCGATCCACCTGCACGGCATGTGGAGCGACGTGGAGAACGCCGCCGGCCGCTTCCAGGTGCGCAAGCACACCGTGGACATGCCGCCGGGCACGCGCCGCAGCTACCGCGTGCGCGCCGACGCGCTGGGCCGCTGGGCCTACCACTGCCATCTGCTGTACCACATGGACGGCGGCATGATGCGCGAAGTGCGGGTGGACGCATGA
- a CDS encoding copper resistance protein B — translation MPDHADMQHMDMHPATMEHGMPTAAQADNAMHDHAGMQPGTAEPGPGTREREPAKAEARHAHSSTAATCACAGAPASALPREPIPALTDADRAAAFPVLRPHAMPHAPSRTGYLLFDRLEGWDNDRGSGQAWEASAWYGGDIDRLWLRSEGERSGGRTDAADLEALYGHAVSPWWDLLVGVKQDVAPGDARTSAAFGVQGMAPYKFEVAATLYVGEGGKASARLQGEYDVLLTNRWILQPRLEADVAFADDRARGIGSGLSTLEAGLRLRYAISRRFAPYLGVVHERAFGATGDYRRDAGDAMRDTRVVAGVRVWF, via the coding sequence ATGCCGGACCATGCAGACATGCAGCACATGGACATGCACCCGGCCACGATGGAGCACGGCATGCCGACCGCAGCGCAGGCCGACAACGCCATGCACGACCACGCCGGGATGCAGCCGGGGACTGCGGAGCCGGGACCCGGGACCAGGGAGCGGGAACCCGCAAAAGCCGAAGCGCGCCATGCTCACTCCAGTACAGCGGCGACGTGCGCCTGCGCCGGTGCGCCCGCGTCGGCGCTACCGCGCGAGCCGATCCCCGCGCTCACCGATGCCGACCGCGCCGCCGCGTTCCCGGTCCTGCGTCCGCACGCGATGCCGCATGCGCCGTCGCGCACTGGCTACCTGCTGTTCGACCGGCTGGAGGGCTGGGACAACGACCGCGGCAGCGGCCAGGCCTGGGAGGCCAGCGCCTGGTACGGCGGCGACATCGACCGGCTGTGGTTGCGCAGCGAAGGCGAGCGCAGCGGCGGCCGCACCGACGCGGCGGACCTGGAAGCGCTGTACGGCCACGCGGTGTCGCCTTGGTGGGACTTGCTGGTCGGCGTGAAACAGGACGTCGCCCCCGGCGATGCACGCACCTCCGCCGCGTTCGGCGTGCAGGGCATGGCGCCGTACAAGTTCGAGGTCGCGGCCACGCTGTACGTCGGCGAAGGCGGCAAGGCCAGCGCACGGCTGCAAGGCGAATACGACGTGCTGCTGACAAACCGCTGGATCCTGCAGCCGCGGCTGGAAGCGGATGTGGCATTCGCCGACGATCGCGCACGCGGCATCGGCAGCGGCCTGTCCACGCTCGAGGCCGGGCTGCGCCTGCGCTACGCGATCAGCCGCCGCTTCGCGCCGTATCTGGGCGTGGTCCACGAGCGCGCGTTCGGCGCCACGGGCGACTATCGGCGCGACGCGGGAGACGCCATGCGCGACACCCGCGTGGTGGCGGGCGTGCGGGTCTGGTTCTAG